GTAGGAAGTGCGTAGCCGGGCCGGGCCCTGGAGATGGTCCCCGGCGCCGCGGGCTGGTGTTGTCTCGTGCTCTGGCTCCCCGCGTGCGTCGTGGCTCACGGTGAGTGACAACGGGCTGGGCTGCGTTGGGGCGGGGCGGGCTGGCCAGCTTGCTCGCGTCTCGGGTCGGGAGCCACGGGTCACCTTGGGGACCCCGGGAGTTCGGGTCTAGGCAGGTCCCAAGAGGGGCGACTGGAGTGGTTTGGGTGCTGATCCGTCTCCAGGGACTTGAGCTGGGCGCTGCCTGAGGCTAGGCTGAATCCTTAACTACCCACGTCGAAGGAAGACTCCCCCTGCTCCCAGCCAGCACCGACCCACACGGCTGAGTGGGAGACCAGGAGGAACAAGGGACAGCTAGAGATACGTAGATGAGCTGTCACATATACAGGAGCACACGCTCCTCCTACACGTGGACTCACACGCACAAGTACATACGTACCCACACAGCCTGTTTGCATCTACAGGAGCACATAAACGTATACACCCATACATACATGAATATATGTATACCCACACTTAATTTACACAGATCAGCAGAATCAAAGGTCAGGCAAAGACGTGTGTGGGAAGGAGGAGTTTAATGATAACCCAAGGTGGCTTCCTTGGAGTGTATCTGTATCTGATGGGAATACTCCCAGGATGAAAGGTTGTATAGCCCAATGCCAAACCAATGGAATTCTACCTGGTGGCTGTGATTTGAGTAGACAAGGGAAGCTAAAGCTACAATTAGTTTTAACCTGGGCACACTGTAATGGCTTGGTGGCTTGTTGATTGATTAATGGGCCTGTGTCAGCAGCTTCCACCCTTTCACATTCCTGAGTTTCTCTGAGCTAAGGAAACCAAGGACTCAAGTTCAGGTAAAACCTTAAAGTTTGCTGCTGAAGAGTAGTTTCCACACCCCAGAAAAATCTGGTTATTCTGGCAATGCTCTTCTTCAAGGCAATGGAGTTGAAGATAGTTGTTCACTCATCAACATTAGAGCACCCACATTTCCTGACCACTATGTTAGGTAATGTGGATACAGCATTAAGTGAAGCGACAAACTTAGGGCCCTTGCCCTAGTGCAGGAGACAGACACTAAAAAATACTGGATACTGTATAACTGAAAGTTATATTCAAAGTGTCAATGGAGAAGAAAATTTTGAGTGGGCATAAAGGGAGGGCAGTCATAGGGCAGAAGTGTACCAGGTAAAGAGGTAGAGGTGGTCTGGGTGAGAGTAGGAAGCCTCCCAGGAGGAGGAAACTGCTTGCAAAAAGGCTCAAAGAAACTGAAAGGAGGCCTGTGTAACTTGAACATAGGAAGGAGATGAGGTTGTAGTAGCAGCCAAGGGCCAGATGGAGCAGGGCTTTGCAGGTAGGTGGTAGGGAAGAGGTTCTTTTTTACTTTAAGTGCCAAAGGAAGTTGTTGAAGGGTACTGAAGCCAGAGGAGTGGTGACATGATCACATTTGCTTTGAGATGTTTTAAGAAGATCCCTGACAGCTGTTTGGGGAAAGTACCTTAGGggacaaaaatggaaacagactAGTTAGGAAGCTGGGTCAGGACAAAAAATAACAGTAGTTGGACTATGGGGGTGGCAGTGGAACCAGAGTCAGCTTTTCATTTTTAGTGAGAGTTATTTTGTACCCAGGCTACCATTATCTCCACCTTGACTACAGAGGAAAGGATTAACCATCTGAGATAACACTAGAGCTCTCAATCTTCCTGGCTCACCTGGATAGCTGCAGCTATGTTTCTGGGTTACTAACTCTGTCTGCATCAACTCCATCCTCCCCAGGGCAGAGAGCTCCTCCACCTGGCTGAAGCTGGGCCCCGGGTCCCAGACTATAGCAGCTCAGTTGAAAACACAGCATCCATGATCTGAACCTTAACCAACTTGTTCCCTGAAGTCTTCTCACCTGAACTCTTTGTCTTTCAGGCTTACGCATCCATGATTATTTGTACTTCCAAGTACTGAGTCCTGGGGACATTAGATACATCTTCACAGCCACACCTGCCAAGGACTTTGGTGGTATCTTTGTAAGTTCAGGGAGGCCCCCCGTCTCTGATTCTGTCTCCACCTTCCCCCAGCTAAGCTGAGGTGATCATCTTATTCCTTAAACCTGAGTGttggggcagggaaggaagagaatCCGGCGCTGCCCTCCAGGGGCTGCAGTGCAGGAACGAAGGGCTTCCAGCTACTCCCCTGGGTATAATACAGACCTGGGCACCATGGAAGGACAAGCTATCTGCTTTAGGGACACAAAATAGTGAAAAACCAAGGGTTCTGCTAGCTCTACCTCTGCACTGTGTGACTTAAGGCAAGTTACTTCCCCTCTCTGGGTCCATATCAACTCCCGTACCTATCTCATGAAAAGGCAGGATGGAGGACTAGATAAGCCTTCGTGAGAATTAAGTAAAAATGCtcaagtgcccagcacacagaaaGCACTCCACATTTCCTTCTCACTTTGTGAGGAGCTGACAGGATGGGATTGTCAGCCCTATCCTAAAGCCAGTGTCTCCTCACTCTGACCTGCCTAAATGTCTTTCAGCACACAAGGTATGAGCAGATTCACCTTGTCCCTGCAGAACCTTCAGAGGCCTGCGGGGAACTCAGCAACGGTTTCTTCATCCAGGACCAGATCGCTCTGGTGGAGAGGGGGTAAGGAGCAGCAGGCACAGCAACAAGGGGAGGGAGACACAGATAGACTCAGGTCAGTGTTGGTGCTTTGAAATAACTGAGTAATTCACCTTTTTAAAGGTCTTTAAGAACTGTCTTAAGATTATCCATGCCTTTGGCCATTTACTTATGAGCCCTTGTAAGTTCTCCATGATGCTTCTTTCATTCTCCCAGGGTGATAGTCTAGTACAGGGGTAGTGAGGAACCTACCTTTTCATTGGTCTCATCACCTCTTCCAGGGGCTGCTCCTTCCTCTCCAAGACCCGAGTGGTACAGGAGCATGGCGGGCGGGCAGTGATCATCTCGGACAATGCAGTTGACAATGACAGCTTCTACGTGGAGATGATCCAGGACAGTACCCAGCGCACAGCTGACATCCCTGCTCTCTTCCTGCTCGGCCGAGACGGGTGAGGGCTCCTTGTCTCTGTTATCAGCACCAGGCTGGGTGCCATTAACTTGGGGAGGTCAAGGGCAATCACCAATCTCTTCCCACAAGCCTTGTCTTGGGGGGTGCCCCAGTTGGAGGGCCAAAGAAGTCCTCAGGCTCTGGAACTCCCAGGATGGGGACAATGGGGTGTGATAGGGTGCTGGGAAAGTGACTGTTGCCACCTCTCTTCATGCCCTCCCAGCTACATGATCCGCCGCTCCCTGGAACAGCATGGGCTGCCATGGGCCATCATTTCCATCCCAGTCAATGTCACCAGCATCCCCACCTTTGAGCTGCTGCAACCGCCTTGGACCTTCTGGTAGAAGAGTTTGGTCCCACATTCCAGCCATAAGCAActctgggctgggagggggaaTCCAGGAATTCTGCTGTTTAGGTTTAAGGATAGCATTTGGGGACAGGTAGAAGAAAAAGGCCTGGGCCTTGGTTTTGCTAAAGAAAACCACACCACTGGCCTTCCCTTCCTCAGGGCCCCCAAACGTGTCTCATGCTAGGGGGAACAGGCAATAGCCAGTCCCCAGGGCTTCTTGGTTAGAATCTGGAACAAAAGGGGCTAAAGGTGGTCATCTGTGATCTGTCACACCCCATCTGGCTCCAGCCTTCCTCACCCACGGTCTCCTCAGTGTCCTTCACAGCACTTGGTGAAGTGGTCTAAGGAGCTGGTGTTTGAGGACTTAATAAACCCTCACGgactttttagcaataaagccTCTCATCAGGGTTGCAACTGTGTCCTAGAAAATAAGCATATGGGGGTGGGTAGGGCCTTCAAACTCACATGTCTGTCTAATACCCTTGTTCTGAGGGGAAGATATTGAAGTTCAGAGTAgataaatgacttgcccaaggccctTTTGGGCCAGTGCTCAGACTGTTAATCTTGGATTCCAACACAGCCTCCTGCTCAAGCACTCAGGGACCTATAATTTACCTGAGGAGAAGACTCACCTTAGAGCCTGGTACTGGGGATCCACACACCTGTGGAGGATCCTTGCTCTTGGGCTTCAGAAGCATTTGCACAGCAGTGTAGAGACCAGAGATGAACCCAGATTGGGAAGCAGAGCCCCCATCTGCCATCACCTTGTCTAACCTACGTGCCTCTGCACCACCTACATGACTGCCATGTCTCAGGGCAGCCTGTCAAGCCATCCTCCACAAAGCATTCCTGTCACCACTCATGTTTTATTGAGAACAGTGGGCAGGTGGGGTTAGAAGGGGTCCTGGCTGTTGTGAAGAAGTAAGAACTCAATAGGCCAGACTGGCTCATATATAGGAAAGGGCCCGTGGGGTGGGCACTTCTCCTGGGAATCCCTCAGCAGTGGGATACGGCAGGCCCCTCAGGGAAGATAGGCAGAAAAAAATTGCAAGTGATGGGTTATAATTCCCATAGCATCCAGCCCAAGAGTGATGCGTGGTGCTCATCTGGGGGCACACAGTCAGGGCTAATCTCCCAATATCTAGCTCAGCCCCTCTAGGTTTCCGGAAGACTTTAATGTTCCTCTGTGGACACCCTAAAGATGAAGACTGAAGCCAGGAAAGCCCCTCGCCAACCAAAGTTAAACTGGTCCCAGGTAAGACTCTAGAGCATCCTAAATTAAGGATGTACAGACCTGCTTGGCCATGCTGCTAGAACCCTCAATGGAAGAGGGAGTGAGGAAGGGGTGACAATCCCCACATGCCCTTTCTGAGGGAAGCAGAGGCCTCTTGCTTGGGTTAGCTGTTGTGCCAGACCTGAAAGGCAAGGCGCATGGTACAGAGTCTGGAGTCTGGGAAGGGGCTCATCTCCACTCCCCAGATGTCCAAATGCTGGGAGTGCAGTGGTGGGCAGAGGGAGGTCATCCTCCTGGCTGGGTGCTCCCCAGCACACAGCCTTAGGGAAGGTGCTCCGGAGGCCCagctcctccttcctgcctctcccagctgTGCTGGTGGTCAGGCAGCTGCCTTCTCAGCTAcaatggtgggaggtggggaagaaggctcattccctctccctcctgtgAAATTAGGCTGTTCTCAGATGGCCACTTTGTTACCCCCTCCACAGCAAGTTGAGAGGGGTGAAGCCTCAGGTGGATGGGAAGGGTGGCCACAGGGCCAAGGGGAGGAAACACTGCTTGGCCCTGACCTTGTTCCAGCTGCTCATACCCTGGAGTGGAATACCTCGGGGGGAGGCCGGTTCTGAGAGGCTCAGTGACGGCTCAGAGCCTGAGCCACTTAGCAGCAGTGTCCAGGGCTTGGAGTCCAGCCTCTGTCCTAACACCCTGGCAGAATCAGAGCTAGCATAATGGGGGGAAAGCAAGCAACAGGATTGGGGAGTTCCTTCCAAGCCTCTTCTCTGGAGGAAGGATCTCTTCCTGGCAGGGCCTGGGGTAAGTCCCCTTCCAGCAGGGTGACATCACACATCAGTCATCTCATCACCCAGCTCTGCATCTTCtggctctccttcctcctcctcttcatcctcctcctcctctgatgTCACATTGGGTTCATCAGCCTCTGCCAGGCATTTGGGGCAGGAACAGACAAACAGATAGTTCTCCCTGCAGGGATTGGGAGGATGGTGGTGAGGGTGAAAAGTCAGCCAGCCACCGGATGGAGGATCCAAGCCCAGTTCCCACCACATCCCCTGCTGGCACCTGAGGATCTTGTGGCGGCTATGACGGCTGCGCTCCCGCTGACAGCAGTCTAAGTAGCTGATACAGATCTCCTGGAGGGCAGAAAATAGGTGGGGTCTGAGCCTGCCTCTCTATCAGGTGGGATAAGAGGCTCCTCAGCTCTATCCTATCTCCAACCGCTGCCCCATGCTCAGAAGCCAGGCCCACACTGCCTTTAAGGGAAGGGGTGGCTGCCCTGATCCAGTCCTTGGAAAGGCCTAGAGGCAGGCAGATCAACAGGCTCTAACAACCTGTGTCTGAGACGGAGAGGACTGCGATTCGCCTCAGGCCATGGTAAAGGCAGTCAACAGCCAAGGTCTGTGGCTGGAGTCAGAGGTTATCTTGGTGCAATGCTACTTGCCTGGAAGAAGATTCACCCAGGCGTGGTACGCTAGCATGCAGGCGCCCCAAACCCACACTAGTACCCCAGAGCCCCTGCCACAAAGAGCCATTTCTTGCTTTCTTAGAAGCTGCAGATTTGGTGATAAAAAGGTGCTGGGTACACAACTGTCTCTCAAACATTGCTCCGAGGCTTTCTGGAgttgtttttttgaaaaaagtGGGGTGGAGTTAGGGCAAAAAGACTCATGCCCTGGGGCATGTCCAGATTCAACCCAACAACCGGAACTTGGGGCTCTAGACACTGCTGCTCCCAATCCCTGGAGAGAACTTGCAAGGCTCACTGCCcaccctctctgccctccacAGCTCCTAGGCCCCTCACCTCTCCTGGCTTAATATCCTCCAAGGCGGTGACATGCAAAAGGAAGTTGTTTTCTGGGAAGGAGGTCTCTGCATTGGGGACACAGCTGTGGTTGCCTGGGTCATGAGAGGCAGGTAGTAAGGGTTGTTgactaataaaaataacagccTCAGTTCTGCAGAGCACTGGGTCCCATCCTTCCTTGTTCTGATTCCTGCTAGGACTGCACAGGTCCTGGAAAGTGTTTCCCAACTCCCTGTCCAGTGCTCTTTCCTGAAGACGATGGAGCATAGGCACAAATGCACTCCCATATCATTCCCCTCTGCCACCTGCCATGACCACCCTGCTGTCCTCCTCACTGGCCAGCTGGATTCTGTTGTGTTATCAGTGTctgggaaagagagggagggctGTGAAGGGATGCCTGTGCCAGACCACAGAACTCAGTCCTGTCTGCTACTGGTAACAGACAGTGTGGTAACAGCTGACCCAGGCCCCCTGAAAATGTAGTTTGGGAGGGCAGAGTAGTCCCAGAGCCTGGGAGGAGGGGTTGGCAGGGAGGAAACCAGAGGGCAGGAGGCTGAGATCCAGAAAAGACAAGTCTGAGTTGTCTCTGCCCCTCCCAACCTGGTGCTGATAAGACTCACCTTTTAGCCTAAGAATCCTCCTCCCAGGATCCTGACAGCCTCCCAGACCCTCACAACGCTCCCCACCAAATCTCACAGGGCAGTGGTGGTGCAGGGCCCATGCTTCCCTTAGCAAGAATAAGAGCTCTGTGCCCTGcctcagcacagggcctggcccacTGGAAGGTTTTATACATAAACTTATATTAAGGCACAAGCAAtccaatgaatgagtgaatgaaaaaatgatgAAACAGCAAGGCCCAAGAGAATGTCCAAGGAAGCTCAGACTTAACCCCACTGCCAGACCAACTCCACTAGCCTAAGAAGGGTTCCATCAAGAAAGATGAACTGTGGCTGTGAGGCCACCCCTCCTCAATGTCAGGACTCACAGCAGCTCTGAAGCACAAAGAGGCCAGATCCTTCACAGTTAAGAAACTCGCCAGTTGCTGTAAGACAGTAATATGCAGGTTTTATTCTAGAAttatccattttacaggtgggaaaagGAAACTAGACTTGTAAGGATGGGCACTGGCTCCACCATCTTGCCACCCAATCACTACCATTTTATTCCATCTGCTTCTCTGAGGCACGGCCTTGCTTGTCTGTAAACATTATCACCTTTTTGGCCAGCACTCTCCCACCCTCAACATCGAGCCTCTGCATGGATCTCAGGGCCAATGCCTCTGCATGGATCTCAGGGTACACATCTGTGTACCCTGTGGACAGATTTGAAGCTTCCCACAGGCACACAAGGAGTACCTTCCCCAACCATAAACTCAAGAGGTCCCTGGGGGAAGACTGTGTGTCCGCCATCTCACTGAGGGGCATTTCCAAGGTTGGGTGAGGCCAAGGCTCCATCTCACCAACCTGCCTCGATGTCCTTGTATAGCTGGTCAATGAAGGCATCTAGCTGCTCGCGGTCCTGAGGCTTCAGCTCCAGAGCGTCACAGGCATGGACCCACTGGCTCAGTGAGCTGGGGGTCCCAGGCAGCCATGGTTGGAAGAGGGGTAGGCCCAGCTCACAGGGCTCTCCACCTCCAGGCAAGTTAAGCCCATTTCTTTCTCCAGGATTGGGGCCCCATTTTCCCCAAGAAACCAAAGCTCCCAAGATCAATCTCACCTCACCTGTCTCTCTTTCTGATCCTCATCACTGAGTCTAGTCCAGCACTCTAGCCACAGAGCCACACACCCTACCCCACCCTAATCTTGAAAGGAGTTGTAGCTACCTTCCTCAGCCAGTCTCCCACCCAAGCCCTATGGGACAAGTCCGAGAGCTCCAGAATATTCTCTCCTAACCTGGTCCCGATTCCTTGGCCATTGGTCCCAACAAGAGCAAAGAGAGACCGGAATCCATCTGGAGTGAACCACtgtgggagagaaaaagagatgaacCCTCAGGTTACggccatttgtttttctcctcacaACTGTTCAGGAAGTCTTGCATGAGTCGGTTCCATCCCAGTTCCAGAAGACCAAGTCGGCCTGGCTTAGCTATCCCAGTAGGAGATGCCGACCCAGCTGTTCCTGGAGAGCTGCAGTGACTGGGAGGCTGTTGGTCCTACCTCCCCCCACTCACCTGGCTGAGTGCTTCCTCATAAAGGGCCTCTGTGAAGAGTGTCCGTAGAAGTTCCAGCTGGCCCTGGATTAGGGGAAGCAGGGAGAGACTTGCATCCCTGAAGATTAGCACCCAGGCAGGGCCCGGAAGACCAGGTGAGGAATGGGAAAAGGGCCAGCTCTGCAGCATGAGCTTTCCCTGGGGGCAAAGCCAGGCCACAAAGTCCTCATTTCCAAAAAGCCATGGCAGTCCCCTGGCCTGTTCCAACCCAGGGTAACAAACCCCAAATGCCTCCCTATTTTACAATACTTGTTCCAGTAGGGCCAAGGCACCTGCCTTAGAATGCCTATCCTTACCACCGCCCTCCAGGCTTCCTAACCTCGCCTCCAGACCAGCTTGATTCTCCCCCTCCTTTCCTCAGAATTCAATGTAGGAACCCACCCCAGGTGCCCTTTCACACACTTGCCTCCACCTTCAGGCAGCTCCTGCATGGAAGTCTGCTGTCCTCAGTGAGAATGTGTAACTTGATTGGCAGTGGGCACTCACTACCTTGGCAGCTACAATTCTCCCGTTTCACACCACTCCCTGACCCTGTGGACCCAGCCCTCCTTTTTCAGGTGTACCTGATCTGCCCACTGCTCTCCTATCACAGGGTTCTGCCTTCCCCCATCAAAGCACTCAACCCCTCCTTCCTCTGTCACATCATGCCACTTTCTGACTTTAGGTCCATGTTAGGTCATGAACTTAAACAGTGGCAGGAATTTAAGTCCTCTGAATAGATTTTTGGCCCCAGACTCTAACCCCTTCCTTTGGCTGGGAAAGAATCAGATGTGGAGCTCCCCACAGAAAGTCACAGAATATTCCAGGCTACTGGGGCTGGGAGATCATGAGAGAAGACTAACCTTGAATTTGTCCCCAAGGAGTTTGTGGACAATTTCATCCTCCTCATTGGCTGTTTTATTACAGAACTGGGAGAAGAGCCTGATCCAACGATCCTTATCCTTAGCCTGCAGTGAACAGATGTACTTCAGGGTCATGTTCACACATGCCTGTGCATGCACATGCCTCCTTTCTGCCACCCTTACCCAAGAGGTAGCCTATGATCCTAAAGCCCCTGCCATCAGGGAAACACCATTACATGTGAGTGACTAGGAGacccttcctgcctctgtctAGGGActtcctccccatcccacccACACACCATCATCTCTTCAAATGAGGACAAGCCAGCCAATTCAGTAACACTTGGTAAAATAAGAGATTGAAGCTGAAAGGcaacaatattaaaagaagcaGTTAGAGTGGCTTCTCTTGCTTTATGTAAGAGATACAATCCTGAAAAGTGGTGCTTATAAATCAAATGCATGAATTGCTGCTGCACAAGTCCTCTCATAGGTCAAAGACTACAGGCAATGTGAACCCCACTTCCCCTGCCAGATTTATGGTTAGCTACTCCTAAGGTTTACATAGCAGGCAGCTCTCATTTGGGGAGCTCAGGAGGAAATCTGCATCCAAGCCAGGGTCTTGAGGTGAGGCGAAGAATGAGGCCAAGGGTTGAATGAGGCCAGAATAAGCTTCCCTGGGAGGGTCAGGTGGGCTCACCTGCTTCACTGTGGCCACCATCCGGGCCATCAACATGATGCTTGCAGTCTCAGGGGGATAGTGAACACTcctgcagagaaagaaaaagatttggcCTAGAAATTCCCTTTCCAGTAGCTGAATTTCTGAGAAGCCCAGTCCGACTGCTAGAGAATCCTTCATACTGATACCATTTATAACCAAAGAGAGAAAGTAAACGATGTGGACTTGGGCAGGACTTTACCCACCGTGGGCTCAACGGGGCTCCTTCTACGAGTGTGTAAAATGCTAAGGTGGGGGTGGGACTGGCAGCTCAGATTTAAGTCAGGAGGGGGCTGGGCAATGTGACCTCTGGTTAACcttatgaatgaaagaaaaacctAAGGGATAGTAACTTAAGAAAGATGGCTGCCTCTGCCAAACCCaagcaggcaggcagagagggaaggaaaaaggaacaagAGATGAAATGCTACCTACCTCCATGCCTCCTGCAGCTTATTGAGAGGGTGCAGGGGGTCATCCTGGGAGGGACCTGGGCACAGGACCTGATGGTATTGCTCAGCAGCTGCCAGCCGGCATTCGGCACTGCAATACATCACCTGTTGGAGTCGGTGGAGGTCAGCACCCTAGTATCTGCCTATGAGTAAGGCACACATGTCCCCTGTGATCACCTCCTCTAACTGCACTCCTTCTACACACTGCCCAAGGAATAGTTCAGTGGTACCATGCGATGAGAAAGCCTACGGTGCTCTGGGGACATGGGAGAAAGCTTATAAAACCATTGGAAGGAAAGATAGTTtttcaggaagagaggaaagagccCCTGCCAGGCCGCCAAGGCAAGCTCCCATCAAGCCTTTTTTCTAGACAGTGGGACTGGAACAGTAACTCAGCCTTTTCAATGTCTTGCCCTACATCATGGTTCTCAAGGGCCATGACCAGGTCTGTCCTCACTCTGGTCTCCCTCAGCTCAGtcctcccccaccagcccccTTCTAAATGCACACAGTCCCCAGGGATGCTTACCTGGCAGTGGGGACAGTTCTGATGGAGGTCCTTGCGCACAGTGCACAATTCCGGGTGAGGCAGAACCTGGCCTGGTTTCCCGGTCAGCCTCTGGGCAttctcctctgccttctccagGGCCCGAAGGCAGTGGTCACAGGCTGAGGGAGAGAGCCAAACATGGCAATATAAGTGTCTTGAGAGCAGAGGCCATGTCTGTCCTTTCCTTGGCAGTATCCCCAGAgctaaaatagtgcctggcacatagtaggtgttcaataaacgtTTGAGAAGTGAGTGAATGATGGCTATGTTAAAGAATGGAAGAATGAATTTTGCAGCCATTACAAGATGTACTGGTCCTCTTCCCTCTCCGGAGTACCCATCCCTCTTGTCGGACTCTGCTTCTCAATGGAACTTAGTTTGAGGGGCTTCCCTTCActccccttccccagattggactTCCCCACAATCTGCAGCCAACTGACCCTCTGTTCAGTTTGTCTTCTTTAGCCTAAGAAGAGTGTGAAAAAAGCATGTGGTTGGCAAAGCTAAGGGCTTCCTACTTGCTTCTGACCTCTAATTCAGCCTTTCTGACCAAGGGACATGAGGCCTCTTCTTGGTGGAGGGCTGCACTTTGGCATAGCCTTTCAGCATGACTTCCAGTCCCTTAAACTCTGGCCAGACCGAGTTCCACCTGAGTGACATCCTCCCCAGGGAGCACTTGGGAAGAGCCTCTTGACTGCAGACTCACAGCCCCAAATTGCCAGAGACTAGACAGAGGTATGGCTCTCTGGCACAGTTCTCCAAGGGAAGATAGCCTTTCCTCCCAACACCCGGAGTCCCAGAGACACCAGCCAGTAGGGATGTGTGTTGTAGCTCTCTTCCTTGCACAAAGGCAGCTGGGCCCAGCAGCCAGAAGTGAGCAAAATGTGCTCACCTCGATAGCGATAAAGTGCATTCCAGAGAAACTGTGCAGCCACCAGGGGCTGTTCTACGAAGACGGTCTCTCCTTTCCGGATTAGCTGTGTGGCGAACAGCCCTTTTCCCTAAAAGGGCAGAGAAGAAACAGGGTGGtcttaagaagaaaaaggagacgTAGCTCTATGGGTCCCTGAAGGGCCTCCCAGCCTCACCCCCACAAGCCTCCTTCTCAGCAGAGGCCTTTGCCTCAGGAGGGTTCATGGTCAGTGTCCTCCATAACTGCCTCCTCTGGAAATGTGGCTCTGACCTACTTTCAGCTGCACCTTTTTCAGCCTGTTCAGAGCAGAGGgcctgggatggggagggggccACCACATCAGCCATCCCACTGTACTCAGGGGAGGAGAAATCTTAGAAAGGATAGAGCAGGACCCAGGCTCACAACAGGCTGCAGGTCCTGCACCAGGAGCTGGTAACAACAGGGAAGCTTTCTCTGAGTTACCTATGTGCCCCTTCAGGATCTTGGCAGTGACGCTGCTCAGGATTGCAGAGAAATCCAACACCACAAGAGAGGGAGGCCAAGTTTGCGGGAGAATATGCCCTATTTCCCTGGTCAGCTCGGTAGTCACTGTACCTAGTACTCAACACATTCTGAGTTGTCACATGAAAGGAATGACTAAACCTAGCACCTCAAAGTTGTAAACCTTTGAGCCAATAGCTTCACTTCTTTGCATCTGTTTCTGATATGAAAATATTATGGTAATACCTACCAGGTAGTTTCCAGGATGCAAGGATATAGCACGGATCAATGTACCTCATGGGCACTAGCTCCTTACTATTCAAAGTCAGGTGATGGACTGGCAGCATGGGCATCACCTGGGA
This genomic interval from Manis javanica isolate MJ-LG chromosome 1, MJ_LKY, whole genome shotgun sequence contains the following:
- the SMYD5 gene encoding protein-lysine N-trimethyltransferase SMYD5 isoform X1, yielding MAASVCDVYAFCVGVAGPARVAVEVRYVSSAKGKGLFATQLIRKGETVFVEQPLVAAQFLWNALYRYRACDHCLRALEKAEENAQRLTGKPGQVLPHPELCTVRKDLHQNCPHCQVMYCSAECRLAAAEQYHQVLCPGPSQDDPLHPLNKLQEAWRSVHYPPETASIMLMARMVATVKQAKDKDRWIRLFSQFCNKTANEEDEIVHKLLGDKFKGQLELLRTLFTEALYEEALSQWFTPDGFRSLFALVGTNGQGIGTSSLSQWVHACDALELKPQDREQLDAFIDQLYKDIEAATGEFLNCEGSGLFVLQSCCNHSCVPNAETSFPENNFLLHVTALEDIKPGEEICISYLDCCQRERSRHSRHKILRENYLFVCSCPKCLAEADEPNVTSEEEEDEEEEEGEPEDAELGDEMTDV
- the SMYD5 gene encoding protein-lysine N-trimethyltransferase SMYD5 isoform X2, which translates into the protein MAASVCDVYAFCVGVAGPARVAVEVRYVSSAKGKGLFATQLIRKGETVFVEQPLVAAQFLWNALYRYRACDHCLRALEKAEENAQRLTGKPGQVLPHPELCTVRKDLHQNCPHCQVMYCSAECRLAAAEQYHQVLCPGPSQDDPLHPLNKLQEAWRSVHYPPETASIMLMARMVATVKQAKDKDRWIRLFSQFCNKTANEEDEIVHKLLGDKFKWFTPDGFRSLFALVGTNGQGIGTSSLSQWVHACDALELKPQDREQLDAFIDQLYKDIEAATGEFLNCEGSGLFVLQSCCNHSCVPNAETSFPENNFLLHVTALEDIKPGEEICISYLDCCQRERSRHSRHKILRENYLFVCSCPKCLAEADEPNVTSEEEEDEEEEEGEPEDAELGDEMTDV
- the PRADC1 gene encoding protease-associated domain-containing protein 1 gives rise to the protein MVPGAAGWCCLVLWLPACVVAHGLRIHDYLYFQVLSPGDIRYIFTATPAKDFGGIFHTRYEQIHLVPAEPSEACGELSNGFFIQDQIALVERGGCSFLSKTRVVQEHGGRAVIISDNAVDNDSFYVEMIQDSTQRTADIPALFLLGRDGYMIRRSLEQHGLPWAIISIPVNVTSIPTFELLQPPWTFW